One Trichosurus vulpecula isolate mTriVul1 chromosome 7, mTriVul1.pri, whole genome shotgun sequence genomic region harbors:
- the LOC118856857 gene encoding 40S ribosomal protein S2-like: MADDAGAAGGAGGPGGPGVGGRGGFRGGFGSGGRGRGRGRGRGRGLGRGARGGKAEDKEWVPVTKLGRLVKDMKIKSLEEIYLFSLPIKESEIIDFFLGSSLKDEVLKIMPVQKQTRAGQRTRFKAFVAIGDYNGHVGLGVKCSKEVATAIRGAIILAKLSIVPVRRGYWGNKIGKPHTVPCKVTGRCGSVLVHLIPAPRGTGIVSAPVPKKLLMMAGIDDCYTSARGCTATLGNFAKATFDAISKTYSYLTPDLWKETVFTKSPYQEFTDHLVKTHTRVSVQRTQAAAVATT, from the coding sequence ATGGCGGACGACGCCGGTGCTGCAGGAGGTGCGGGAGGCCCCGGGGGCCCCGGAGTCGGAGGTCGGGGTGGCTTCCGGGGTGGCTTCGGCAGTGGGGGCCGAGGTCGAGGCCGGGGCCGTGGCCGAGGCCGAGGCCTGGGCCGCGGAGCCCGGGGAGGAAAGGCCGAAGACAAGGAGTGGGTTCCTGTCACCAAGCTGGGCCGCCTAGTTAAGGACATGAAGATCAAGTCTTTGGAAGAGATCTATCTTTTCTCGCTCCCGATCAAGGAGtctgagatcatagatttcttcCTGGGATCTTCATTGAAGGATGAGGTTTTGAAGATCATGCCTGTCCAGAAACAAACTAGAGCTGGACAGCGTACTAGATTCAAGGCTTTTGTGGCCATCGGTGACTACAATGGCCATGTTGGTCTGGGTGTCAAGTGCTCCAAGGAAGTGGCCACAGCTATTCGTGGTGCTATCATTCTGGCCAAGCTGTCCATTGTTCCTGTGAGACGTGGCTACTGGGGGAACAAGATTGGCAAGCCTCACACAGTGCCCTGCAAGGTCACTGGGCGATGTGGATCGGTTCTGGTGCACCTGATCCCTGCTCCTAGAGGTACTGGCATTGTCTCAGCTCCTGTGCCTAAGAAACTCCTGATGATGGCTGGAATTGATGACTGCTATACTTCTGCAAGAGGCTGTACTGCCACTCtgggcaactttgctaaagctacctttgatgccatctccaaaacatacagctatctAACCCCAGACCTGTGGAAGGAGACTGTGTTCACTAAGTCTCCCTATCAGGAATTCACCGACCATCTTGTGAAGACTCACACTCGAGTGTCTGTCCAGAGGACCCAGGCAGCTGCTGTGGCAACCACATAG